From Deltaproteobacteria bacterium, the proteins below share one genomic window:
- a CDS encoding acyl-CoA/acyl-ACP dehydrogenase, with protein MMGYLELDLTISDEVKAMYETVKKFAMEVMRPAGIELDKLVDPADVITPGSKMWDVIKTYRELGLHKAGVPKAFGGLAEDMDPKVGPLIAQEMGYGDAGLTICLGVSAFPITFAAMSPEPELQQLVRDYCGDTEGKIIGCWAITEPDHGSDWIMSTLPSFDDPRCAPQVKAVLKGDEYIINGQKSAWVSNGTIATHAALHVSLDPSKGMQGTGLAVVPLDLPGITRGKPLDKIGQRPLNQGEIFFEEVKLPKKYMIITDGAIMSAVAKMILTSANGGMGLSFVGLAQAAYDEALKYAKERIQGGVPIFEHKNIKLQLFEMFIKVEAARGFARRMAAYNAAMAPNGSALHAVAAKVLSTRTAFEVASEAIQVFGGNGLSKEYIIEKLFRDAKAAMIEDGENNALSIAAADDLI; from the coding sequence ATGATGGGTTACTTGGAACTGGATCTTACGATCAGCGATGAAGTAAAGGCCATGTATGAAACGGTTAAAAAATTCGCCATGGAGGTCATGCGACCAGCCGGGATCGAACTGGATAAGCTGGTTGATCCGGCTGATGTAATCACTCCGGGATCAAAGATGTGGGATGTAATCAAGACATACCGGGAATTGGGTCTTCACAAGGCAGGTGTCCCCAAGGCGTTTGGCGGGCTGGCTGAGGATATGGACCCCAAGGTCGGACCATTGATCGCCCAGGAAATGGGCTATGGAGACGCCGGTTTAACTATTTGCCTTGGAGTCTCGGCTTTTCCCATAACTTTTGCCGCCATGTCGCCTGAGCCTGAATTGCAGCAACTGGTGCGAGACTATTGCGGGGACACCGAAGGGAAGATTATTGGATGCTGGGCCATCACCGAACCTGACCATGGATCAGACTGGATCATGTCCACGTTACCATCTTTCGACGATCCAAGGTGCGCTCCCCAGGTCAAAGCTGTCCTGAAAGGTGATGAATACATTATAAACGGCCAGAAATCGGCCTGGGTCAGTAACGGTACGATCGCCACTCATGCCGCTCTTCATGTTTCCCTGGACCCTTCCAAAGGGATGCAGGGCACCGGACTGGCCGTGGTTCCGCTGGACCTGCCCGGTATCACGCGCGGCAAACCTTTGGACAAGATCGGCCAGCGGCCGCTGAACCAGGGTGAGATATTTTTCGAAGAGGTAAAGCTCCCCAAAAAATACATGATTATCACGGACGGCGCCATTATGTCCGCCGTTGCCAAGATGATCCTGACCAGTGCCAACGGCGGTATGGGGCTCAGTTTTGTCGGCCTGGCTCAGGCGGCTTATGACGAGGCGCTCAAATATGCCAAAGAACGAATCCAGGGCGGTGTGCCCATATTCGAACACAAGAATATCAAATTGCAGCTTTTCGAGATGTTCATCAAGGTCGAAGCGGCGCGGGGTTTTGCACGCCGCATGGCCGCGTATAACGCTGCCATGGCTCCAAATGGTTCAGCTTTACATGCCGTCGCCGCTAAGGTGCTTTCAACCAGGACCGCTTTCGAGGTTGCTTCGGAAGCCATCCAGGTCTTTGGCGGCAACGGCCTCTCAAAAGAATACATCATTGAGAAGCTCTTCAGGGATGCAAAAGCGGCCATGATCGAAGATGGGGAAAATAACGCCCTCAGTATAGCGGCCGCCGATGACTTGATCTAG
- a CDS encoding nitroreductase family protein, translating to MPWEDVKSILRPETVHMGVMEVDKDICTGCGLCILNCPFKAWEMGEDEFPRLKDEYECFSCYNCMVACPTEAISIAEPYRVDDGYWKTDPGPLEARLPMEPGDADGNPDKWNAVEREIMERRSVRNFKDEPVPESFIRRVLEAGRFAPSAGNCQPWKFFVITNRSLINEMDEIAYNGINGIYTMYKNDETVQNLVPVVESSPGGGTFDPRLALGGMGSIARKNMPASLKAPCVILLAGDERAIGSPELNIGIAGQNMNLVANSLGIKACWVGFLAAPANSPEIADKIGLKPPWRVVTTLVLGWPDFKQEGVVPREYRPVVWMREESEEPEIE from the coding sequence ATGCCTTGGGAAGATGTAAAATCAATTTTACGCCCGGAAACCGTTCACATGGGGGTGATGGAGGTAGATAAGGACATTTGCACCGGCTGTGGATTGTGCATTCTAAATTGTCCTTTTAAGGCCTGGGAGATGGGTGAAGATGAGTTTCCCAGGCTGAAGGATGAGTACGAGTGCTTCAGCTGTTATAACTGCATGGTCGCCTGCCCAACGGAGGCTATTTCCATTGCCGAACCATACCGTGTTGATGATGGATACTGGAAAACGGACCCAGGGCCTCTTGAAGCGAGACTGCCCATGGAGCCGGGAGACGCTGACGGGAATCCGGATAAGTGGAATGCGGTGGAGCGGGAAATTATGGAACGCCGGAGTGTCAGGAACTTTAAGGACGAACCCGTGCCTGAATCTTTTATTCGTCGTGTCCTTGAAGCGGGCCGATTCGCGCCTAGCGCCGGGAACTGCCAGCCGTGGAAATTCTTTGTCATCACAAACAGGAGCCTGATCAATGAGATGGACGAAATTGCTTATAACGGGATAAACGGGATTTACACCATGTATAAGAACGATGAAACCGTGCAGAATCTCGTGCCTGTGGTTGAAAGCAGTCCGGGTGGAGGAACGTTTGACCCTCGGCTGGCATTAGGCGGCATGGGCTCGATTGCCAGAAAGAATATGCCTGCCTCTCTCAAGGCTCCATGTGTGATTCTTTTAGCTGGGGATGAACGGGCCATAGGAAGCCCGGAGCTGAACATCGGGATCGCGGGCCAGAACATGAACCTCGTGGCCAATTCATTAGGGATCAAAGCTTGCTGGGTCGGATTTTTGGCCGCCCCCGCCAATTCCCCTGAAATCGCAGATAAGATCGGACTTAAACCTCCCTGGCGTGTGGTGACTACATTGGTTTTGGGCTGGCCCGATTTCAAGCAGGAGGGCGTTGTGCCTCGGGAGTACAGGCCAGTGGTATGGATGCGTGAAGAATCGGAGGAGCCTGAGATAGAATAA
- a CDS encoding histidine kinase, which yields MTTVPEGDKKIPIEKEYFQRLRLRLKFGLLLALMVPLAALSFYFHFQFNSTLKESGKVPLAALAESQGNTIDLFFQERLVNIFSLFHSQEFNLSPSKEDMIHYLANLRQASDAFIDVGFFDERGTQIGYAGPFSDLHGKDYSGEKWLTTLMKEERNYFISDIYEGFRNKLHFTIAVKQLIDRQPYVMRATLDPEKFYLFLRTISRGKGVDSALINKEGFYQVVNPERGELFGKSEYMPARTEGSGIEEVRVNGDSVLIAYAWLKETPWVLVVSQPFSLAYAKMYQTRRIMIASTALIVLIIAGAIWFTVDRLVKRAEATSEAREELKSQLYHASKLASVGELAAGVAHEINNPLAIIFAESGLIRDMLDPEIELDGSPGNMRQGLAHIDAAVFRAKGITQKLLNVSRKTTPRLVPCDINEIIEDVVSGLKEKELQVHNIKLIRDYDYDLPEISLDPDQISQVFLNLINNAGDAIKGPGTITISTRRDNRSLRVTIKDTGVGMTSEQMSKIFLPFYTTKDVGKGTGLGLSISLSVVESLGGRIEVQSMSDAGSSFTVVLPINEPGESDYGGRENSKGK from the coding sequence ATGACTACTGTTCCGGAAGGAGACAAGAAAATACCCATTGAAAAGGAATATTTCCAGAGGCTTCGCCTGCGCCTTAAATTTGGACTCCTGTTGGCGCTGATGGTCCCGCTGGCGGCTCTCTCGTTTTATTTTCATTTTCAGTTCAACTCCACCTTGAAAGAGAGCGGGAAGGTCCCTCTGGCGGCCCTGGCCGAGAGCCAAGGCAATACGATTGACCTGTTTTTTCAGGAAAGGCTGGTCAACATATTCAGCCTTTTCCACAGTCAGGAGTTTAACCTTTCCCCTTCCAAAGAGGACATGATTCATTATCTGGCGAATTTAAGGCAGGCAAGCGATGCCTTTATTGACGTTGGATTCTTCGATGAACGAGGGACGCAGATCGGTTACGCCGGTCCTTTTTCTGATCTTCATGGCAAGGATTACAGCGGCGAGAAGTGGCTCACAACGCTGATGAAAGAAGAGCGAAATTACTTCATCAGTGACATTTACGAGGGCTTTAGAAATAAACTCCATTTTACCATCGCGGTCAAACAGTTGATTGACAGGCAGCCGTATGTGATGCGGGCCACGCTTGATCCGGAGAAGTTTTACCTTTTCCTGCGCACTATCAGTCGAGGCAAGGGAGTTGACTCGGCTCTAATCAACAAGGAGGGCTTCTACCAGGTTGTCAATCCGGAGCGGGGTGAGCTTTTTGGCAAAAGCGAGTATATGCCTGCCAGAACCGAAGGGTCAGGCATTGAGGAGGTCAGGGTCAATGGTGATTCTGTGCTGATTGCCTACGCCTGGCTCAAGGAAACACCTTGGGTGCTGGTGGTTAGCCAGCCCTTCAGCCTGGCCTACGCCAAGATGTACCAGACGAGGAGGATTATGATCGCGAGCACCGCCTTGATAGTGCTTATCATCGCGGGTGCTATCTGGTTTACGGTTGACCGTCTCGTCAAACGCGCCGAGGCCACGTCAGAGGCCAGGGAGGAGTTGAAGTCACAATTATACCACGCCTCAAAATTGGCTTCAGTCGGTGAACTGGCCGCCGGGGTGGCCCACGAAATTAACAACCCTCTGGCAATAATCTTTGCCGAAAGCGGACTCATAAGAGACATGCTGGATCCTGAGATCGAATTAGATGGGAGTCCGGGAAACATGAGGCAGGGGCTTGCCCACATTGATGCAGCGGTCTTCCGGGCAAAAGGAATTACCCAAAAATTGTTGAATGTCTCGCGCAAAACCACACCGCGGCTGGTTCCTTGTGATATCAACGAAATCATTGAAGACGTGGTAAGCGGACTCAAGGAGAAGGAGCTTCAGGTACATAATATTAAATTGATTCGCGATTATGACTATGACCTGCCAGAGATATCCCTCGATCCTGATCAAATCAGCCAGGTATTCTTGAACCTTATCAATAATGCGGGTGACGCCATCAAGGGGCCGGGGACGATTACCATTTCTACGCGCCGCGACAATAGATCCCTTCGTGTCACGATCAAGGATACCGGAGTGGGGATGACCTCGGAACAGATGAGTAAGATATTTCTGCCTTTTTATACTACCAAGGATGTGGGAAAGGGAACAGGGCTCGGCTTGAGCATCAGCTTGAGTGTCGTGGAATCATTAGGAGGCCGCATCGAAGTTCAGAGTATGTCTGATGCCGGGAGTTCGTTCACAGTTGTTTTGCCAATTAATGAACCAGGAGAATCTGACTATGGTGGACGCGAAAACAGTAAAGGGAAATAA
- a CDS encoding response regulator → MADKRVWLLNPCLNKSRSKMDLFSKLREMKILLIDDDEWIRDSLCLFFEGEGCHLLAFETAEEAMEELKRQPYDIIITDYKLPGIDGLEFLKRIQKPFPDAMKILISAYGSDEVVAEAIKNGIHDFIEKPFKTETIEKALIRIIEKRESKLAPKKRWLK, encoded by the coding sequence ATGGCTGATAAGAGAGTATGGCTGCTCAATCCCTGTCTAAACAAATCGAGGTCAAAGATGGATTTATTCAGCAAATTAAGAGAGATGAAAATCTTACTCATAGACGACGATGAGTGGATCAGAGATTCTCTGTGTTTATTTTTTGAAGGCGAGGGGTGCCATTTGCTCGCTTTTGAGACAGCCGAGGAGGCCATGGAAGAGCTTAAGAGGCAGCCATATGACATTATCATCACCGATTACAAATTACCAGGTATTGACGGCTTGGAGTTTCTGAAGCGGATTCAAAAGCCCTTCCCCGATGCCATGAAGATACTCATTTCCGCTTACGGGAGTGATGAGGTTGTAGCTGAAGCGATTAAGAATGGAATCCATGATTTCATAGAAAAACCCTTTAAAACCGAGACTATTGAAAAAGCCCTGATCAGGATCATCGAAAAAAGGGAGTCGAAACTAGCCCCAAAAAAACGATGGCTGAAGTAA
- a CDS encoding aspartate aminotransferase family protein — MAVNSEKMGATGLDADELRQKALLYHIPAVTPKEDREKQGAWIITKGEGAKIYDINGREYLDAVGGGTLAVGLGYGSEEMAKAIYEQARQMHYTAPYLGVTPSTILLAEKLAEITPGSLSATWFTSGGSEAVESAVKLAKQYHFFTKSRERYKVISRNYAYHGTTAGALSLTGPCQSHEFLRFLGEPALMPGVSHICAPYCYRCELGLEYPGCDIACAKELEEEIEKQGPETVSAFIGEPVIGAGGCIPPVPEYWPMIRSICDKYGVVMIADEVINGFGRTGKWFACEHWGIEPDIMTMAKNISGCYIPLGATIIKAEMVEKIPLFMHVYTFSGHAVACAAGLKAIEIMEREKMIDHVAEVGAYMLDGLKTLYDHPTVGDVRGLGLIAGVELVKDRKTKEIFNAREAVSDKVANRALDYGVFIRGSGNSVIEIAPNYNFSRKNVDTLLDVLDRSLTDIEKEL, encoded by the coding sequence ATGGCCGTAAATTCTGAAAAAATGGGTGCAACGGGATTGGATGCGGATGAGCTGCGTCAAAAGGCTCTCCTTTATCATATTCCAGCCGTTACTCCCAAAGAGGACAGGGAAAAACAAGGCGCATGGATCATAACCAAAGGAGAAGGCGCAAAGATTTATGACATCAACGGCCGCGAGTATCTGGACGCCGTGGGCGGCGGGACCCTGGCCGTGGGACTGGGTTATGGCAGCGAAGAAATGGCCAAGGCCATCTATGAGCAGGCCCGTCAGATGCATTATACCGCGCCTTATCTCGGGGTGACGCCGTCAACCATCCTGCTGGCGGAAAAACTGGCTGAAATAACCCCGGGCAGCCTGTCAGCGACCTGGTTCACCAGCGGCGGGTCCGAGGCCGTGGAATCAGCTGTCAAGCTGGCCAAGCAGTATCATTTTTTTACGAAATCCAGGGAACGATACAAAGTCATTTCACGTAATTACGCGTATCATGGGACCACGGCCGGCGCTTTAAGCCTGACCGGACCCTGCCAGTCCCATGAATTTTTAAGGTTCCTGGGTGAACCTGCCTTGATGCCCGGCGTCTCTCATATCTGCGCTCCTTACTGCTACCGCTGTGAACTCGGACTCGAATATCCAGGTTGTGACATCGCCTGCGCTAAGGAGCTTGAAGAGGAAATCGAGAAACAAGGCCCAGAGACAGTGAGCGCCTTTATCGGTGAGCCGGTTATCGGAGCGGGCGGCTGCATTCCGCCGGTGCCTGAATACTGGCCCATGATTCGCTCCATCTGCGATAAATACGGGGTGGTCATGATTGCAGACGAGGTCATTAACGGCTTTGGCCGCACGGGCAAATGGTTTGCCTGCGAACATTGGGGTATTGAGCCTGACATCATGACCATGGCCAAGAACATCAGCGGCTGCTATATCCCCCTGGGCGCAACCATCATTAAGGCTGAGATGGTCGAAAAAATACCTCTTTTCATGCATGTGTATACCTTTAGCGGACATGCCGTGGCCTGTGCTGCTGGGCTGAAAGCCATTGAGATCATGGAAAGGGAGAAAATGATAGACCATGTGGCTGAGGTCGGGGCCTATATGCTTGATGGACTCAAGACCTTATATGATCATCCTACCGTGGGGGACGTCAGAGGTCTGGGTCTTATTGCCGGAGTCGAACTGGTCAAGGACCGGAAAACCAAGGAGATTTTTAACGCCCGCGAAGCGGTGTCGGATAAGGTGGCTAACCGGGCTCTGGATTATGGTGTTTTTATTCGAGGTTCAGGGAACAGTGTTATCGAGATTGCCCCAAATTATAACTTTTCCAGAAAGAATGTTGACACGCTGTTAGATGTGCTTGACAGAAGCTTGACGGATATTGAGAAGGAGCTCTAG
- a CDS encoding thiolase family protein, giving the protein MGEDVYIIGVGMIKFGKWLDKSIKDITGEALDLVLKDCELTRDDVEAAWFSNTMWGMYSFQHSIRGQVALSANGLEGIPVTNVENACASASTALNGAWMAIKAGLYDCLLAIGAEKLYDQDRAKVMRSFMAGTDVEEMTRTVAQLRELEKKRREKAAKDKGTEIQQEKSGGHSAFMDFYAAGARAHMEKYSSTQRQLAVIAAKAHNNSTLNPLAQYTFPQTVEQVMQDRVVSYPLTRAMCAPIGDGAAAAIVCSEQFLKKHPTSRAVKIKVSVLEGGTRVRPDDVSERASKKAYEIASVGPEDIDVMEVHDATAFGEVSQLESLGFCPPGEGGILAESGATALDGEIPVNPSGGLISRGHPIGASGLAQIYELVTQLRGEAGERQVKNHRLAMAENGGGTIGKGEAAMMIHILEKV; this is encoded by the coding sequence ATGGGTGAAGATGTTTACATCATTGGTGTTGGAATGATCAAATTTGGAAAATGGCTTGACAAAAGCATCAAAGACATAACCGGTGAAGCTCTGGATTTGGTCCTGAAGGACTGCGAGCTTACTCGAGATGATGTCGAAGCCGCCTGGTTTTCCAATACCATGTGGGGTATGTACAGTTTTCAACATTCGATTCGCGGGCAGGTGGCTCTGTCGGCAAACGGACTGGAAGGCATCCCGGTAACCAATGTGGAGAATGCCTGCGCCAGCGCCAGCACCGCCCTTAACGGCGCCTGGATGGCTATTAAGGCCGGTCTCTATGACTGCCTCTTAGCCATTGGCGCTGAAAAGCTGTACGATCAAGACCGGGCCAAGGTGATGCGGAGCTTTATGGCGGGGACGGACGTGGAGGAGATGACCAGGACGGTAGCCCAGTTGCGCGAGTTAGAGAAAAAACGGAGGGAAAAAGCGGCAAAGGACAAGGGAACAGAAATTCAGCAGGAAAAATCCGGCGGTCATTCCGCGTTCATGGATTTCTATGCCGCCGGAGCCCGCGCCCACATGGAAAAATATAGTTCAACGCAAAGGCAGTTGGCTGTCATTGCGGCCAAGGCGCATAACAACTCAACCCTGAATCCTCTGGCCCAGTATACTTTTCCCCAGACTGTGGAACAGGTCATGCAGGATCGCGTTGTATCTTATCCCCTGACCCGCGCCATGTGCGCTCCCATCGGCGATGGCGCGGCCGCGGCCATCGTTTGCAGCGAGCAGTTTCTAAAGAAACATCCAACCTCCAGGGCGGTTAAAATCAAGGTATCGGTACTTGAAGGAGGGACTCGCGTTCGGCCGGACGATGTCAGTGAACGGGCCTCGAAGAAGGCTTATGAGATTGCCAGCGTCGGGCCTGAAGATATTGACGTCATGGAAGTTCATGATGCCACTGCTTTTGGAGAAGTCTCTCAGCTGGAATCCTTGGGCTTTTGCCCGCCCGGAGAAGGGGGGATTTTGGCTGAGAGCGGGGCCACGGCTCTTGACGGGGAAATCCCGGTCAATCCCAGTGGAGGGCTGATTTCGCGCGGGCATCCCATTGGCGCTTCCGGACTTGCCCAGATCTATGAACTGGTGACCCAGCTCCGCGGAGAGGCGGGAGAGCGGCAGGTAAAAAACCACCGCCTTGCCATGGCTGAAAACGGCGGCGGCACAATTGGAAAAGGCGAAGCCGCCATGATGATACATATACTGGAGAAGGTTTAG
- a CDS encoding glucose 1-dehydrogenase, translating into MGKLDGKVAIITGGASGIGEATVRLFIRQGARVVIADILDDEGQELAKELGASTIYLHTNVAQEDDIKAMVDYAQEKFGRLDCLFNNAGIGGAGGLIDEVPMLGFDITVAILFRAVFMGMKYAAPVMKKQGEGSIISTASVAGHKTGFAGHTYSACKAAVIHLTRSVAVELGEFNIRVNCVCPGGIATPLFGRALGFSIEEAKQTVEPIQSIFKNVQAIKRSGLPEDIAKAVLWLASDDSSFVNGAALHVDGGIRGGMLDREDIRSPMMEVLGIEEV; encoded by the coding sequence ATGGGGAAATTGGATGGCAAGGTCGCTATAATAACCGGCGGAGCGAGCGGGATTGGCGAGGCCACGGTGCGGCTCTTTATTAGGCAGGGCGCTCGAGTTGTAATCGCTGATATTTTAGATGACGAGGGCCAGGAGCTGGCTAAAGAGCTTGGGGCCAGCACTATTTACCTCCATACTAACGTGGCTCAGGAAGATGATATTAAAGCCATGGTTGACTATGCCCAGGAAAAATTTGGACGCCTTGATTGTTTATTCAATAACGCTGGCATCGGCGGCGCCGGGGGGCTGATTGATGAGGTCCCTATGCTGGGCTTTGATATAACGGTAGCCATACTCTTCCGGGCCGTGTTTATGGGCATGAAATATGCCGCGCCGGTTATGAAAAAACAGGGTGAAGGCAGCATCATCAGCACCGCCAGTGTAGCCGGACACAAAACGGGTTTCGCCGGCCACACTTACAGCGCCTGTAAGGCCGCGGTCATCCACCTCACCCGTTCCGTGGCCGTGGAACTAGGCGAGTTCAATATCCGTGTGAACTGCGTCTGTCCCGGCGGGATTGCTACACCTCTATTCGGGAGAGCGCTCGGGTTTTCGATCGAGGAAGCCAAACAAACCGTTGAACCGATCCAGTCTATTTTTAAGAACGTTCAGGCCATCAAGCGCAGCGGCCTGCCCGAGGATATTGCCAAGGCCGTCCTCTGGCTTGCAAGCGACGATTCTAGCTTTGTCAATGGAGCCGCCCTGCACGTGGATGGAGGAATCAGGGGGGGCATGCTTGATCGTGAAGATATCAGATCGCCTATGATGGAAGTTCTCGGCATAGAGGAGGTTTAA